The following are from one region of the Streptococcus sp. 1643 genome:
- the pdxS gene encoding pyridoxal 5'-phosphate synthase lyase subunit PdxS, with protein sequence MTENRYELNKNLAQMLKGGVIMDVQNPEQARIAEAAGAAAVMALERIPADIRAAGGVSRMSDPKMIKEIQEAVSIPVMAKVRIGHFVEAQILEAIEIDYIDESEVLSPADDRFHVDKKEFQVPFVCGAKDLGEALRRIAEGASMIRTKGEPGTGDIVQAVRHMRMMNQEIRRIQNLREDELYVAAKDLQVPIELVQYVHEHGKLPVVNFAAGGVATPADAALMMQLGAEGVFVGSGIFKSGDPVKRASAIVKAVTNYQNPQILAQISEDLGEAMVGINENEIQILMAERGK encoded by the coding sequence ATGACTGAAAATCGTTATGAACTAAATAAAAACTTGGCACAGATGCTCAAAGGTGGGGTTATCATGGACGTTCAAAACCCTGAACAGGCTCGTATCGCAGAGGCTGCTGGTGCGGCAGCTGTTATGGCCTTGGAACGGATTCCAGCTGATATTCGTGCAGCTGGTGGGGTTTCCCGTATGAGCGATCCAAAGATGATTAAGGAAATCCAAGAAGCGGTCAGCATTCCAGTGATGGCCAAGGTCAGAATTGGGCATTTTGTTGAAGCTCAGATTTTAGAGGCTATTGAGATTGACTATATCGATGAGAGTGAAGTGCTGTCTCCAGCAGACGATCGTTTCCATGTAGATAAGAAGGAATTTCAAGTTCCTTTTGTCTGTGGAGCTAAGGACTTGGGTGAAGCCTTGCGTCGTATCGCTGAAGGTGCTTCCATGATTCGGACAAAAGGAGAACCGGGGACAGGTGACATCGTTCAAGCCGTTCGCCATATGCGTATGATGAATCAGGAAATTCGTCGCATTCAAAATCTACGCGAAGATGAACTTTATGTAGCTGCTAAGGACTTGCAAGTCCCTATAGAATTGGTTCAATACGTTCATGAACATGGAAAATTGCCAGTTGTAAACTTCGCAGCTGGAGGTGTTGCAACACCAGCAGATGCTGCGCTGATGATGCAATTGGGGGCAGAGGGTGTCTTTGTTGGTTCAGGTATTTTCAAATCAGGAGACCCTGTTAAACGAGCAAGTGCTATTGTTAAGGCCGTAACCAACTACCAAAATCCTCAAATTCTGGCTCAAATCTCTGAAGACCTAGGGGAAGCTATGGTTGGAATTAATGAGAATGAAATCCAAATTCTCATGGCTGAGCGAGGGAAATAG
- the pdxT gene encoding pyridoxal 5'-phosphate synthase glutaminase subunit PdxT produces the protein MKIGILALQGAFEEHAKVLDKLGVASVEIRNLDDFQKYQSDLSGLILPGGESTTMGKLLRDQQMLLPIREAILSGLPVFGTCAGLILLAKEITSQEESHLATMDIVVERNAYGRQLGSFYTEAECKGVGQIPMTFIRGPIISSVGEGVEVLATVDDQIVAAQEKNMLVTSFHPELTDDVGLHQYFINMCKEKS, from the coding sequence ATGAAAATCGGAATATTAGCCTTGCAGGGAGCCTTTGAAGAGCATGCAAAAGTGCTAGATAAACTAGGAGTCGCTAGTGTCGAAATCAGAAATTTAGATGATTTTCAGAAATATCAGAGTGACTTGTCCGGTTTGATTTTGCCTGGCGGTGAGTCTACAACCATGGGCAAGCTCTTGCGTGACCAGCAGATGCTGCTTCCCATCCGAGAAGCCATTCTTTCTGGACTACCAGTCTTTGGAACTTGTGCGGGATTGATTTTGCTGGCTAAGGAAATCACTTCTCAGGAAGAAAGTCATCTAGCGACTATGGATATAGTGGTTGAGCGCAATGCTTATGGGCGCCAACTAGGAAGCTTCTATACAGAGGCAGAATGTAAGGGAGTTGGTCAGATTCCCATGACCTTTATCCGTGGACCGATTATCAGCAGTGTTGGAGAGGGTGTAGAAGTTTTAGCAACAGTTGATGATCAAATCGTTGCAGCCCAAGAAAAAAATATGCTGGTAACTTCTTTTCATCCAGAATTGACAGATGATGTTGGCTTGCACCAGTACTTTATCAATATGTGTAAAGAAAAAAGTTGA
- a CDS encoding hemolysin III family protein has product MNTSLKLSKKLSFGEEIANSVTHAVGAVIMLILLPISSTYSYEAHGFLSSFGVSIFVISLFLMFLSSTIYHSMAYGSTHKYVLRIIDHSMIYVAIAGSYTPVVLTLMNNWFGYLIIAIQWGTTIFGILYKIFAKKVNEKFSLALYLIMGWLVLAIIPAIISQTTPIFWSLMVTGGLCYTVGAGFYAKKKPYFHMIWHLFILAASALQYIAIVYYM; this is encoded by the coding sequence ATGAACACCAGCCTAAAGCTCAGTAAAAAACTCAGTTTTGGAGAGGAGATTGCTAATAGCGTGACCCATGCTGTAGGTGCCGTTATCATGCTCATCCTACTCCCTATTTCATCCACCTATAGTTATGAAGCACATGGATTTTTATCATCTTTTGGTGTTTCTATCTTTGTTATCAGTCTCTTTCTCATGTTCCTCTCGTCAACCATTTACCACTCTATGGCCTATGGTTCGACCCACAAATACGTCTTACGAATCATCGACCATTCTATGATTTACGTAGCTATCGCAGGCTCTTATACGCCGGTCGTCTTGACTTTGATGAATAACTGGTTTGGCTATCTGATCATTGCCATTCAGTGGGGAACGACCATCTTTGGCATCCTCTATAAAATCTTTGCTAAAAAGGTCAATGAGAAATTCAGCCTTGCCCTTTACCTGATTATGGGCTGGTTGGTTCTGGCTATCATTCCTGCCATTATCAGTCAAACAACGCCAATTTTCTGGAGTCTCATGGTAACTGGCGGACTCTGTTATACAGTTGGAGCTGGATTTTACGCTAAGAAAAAACCTTATTTCCACATGATTTGGCATCTCTTTATCCTAGCGGCGTCTGCACTCCAATATATTGCCATTGTTTATTACATGTAA
- a CDS encoding DUF1836 domain-containing protein, with amino-acid sequence MNSNFSYPKWEDIPNIDLYLDQVLLYVNQVCAPISPDKDKGLTASMVNNYVKHGYLTKPDKKKYKRKQIARLIAITTLKSVFSIQEIAQTLNTLQTQASSDQLYDAFVDYMNHGVDPENPIIQTSCQTVKLYHQTLDLILIKEEEEIQ; translated from the coding sequence ATGAATTCTAACTTTTCCTACCCAAAATGGGAAGACATTCCAAATATTGACCTCTATCTGGATCAGGTTTTGCTTTATGTCAATCAGGTCTGTGCCCCTATCTCTCCAGATAAAGACAAGGGACTAACAGCATCCATGGTCAATAACTATGTCAAACATGGTTACCTGACAAAGCCAGACAAGAAAAAATACAAACGCAAACAGATCGCCCGTTTGATTGCCATCACCACTCTCAAGTCTGTCTTTTCGATCCAAGAAATCGCTCAGACCCTTAATACTCTGCAAACTCAAGCGAGCTCAGACCAGCTCTACGACGCTTTTGTGGACTACATGAACCATGGGGTTGATCCAGAAAATCCTATTATCCAAACTAGCTGTCAAACGGTTAAACTCTATCATCAAACTCTAGACTTAATCCTTATCAAAGAAGAGGAGGAAATCCAATGA
- a CDS encoding GNAT family N-acetyltransferase — translation MEIRLAFPNEVDAIMQVMEDAKKCLAESGSDQWQNGYPNADIIIDDIISGQAYVALEEGELLAYAAVTKSPEEAYEAIYEGSWQGGESEYLVFHRIAVAADVQGQGVAQTFLEGLIEGFDYLDFRSDTHAENKTMQHIFEKLGFQRVGKVPVDGERLAYQKLKK, via the coding sequence ATGGAGATTCGTTTAGCTTTTCCAAACGAAGTAGATGCGATTATGCAGGTGATGGAGGATGCCAAAAAGTGCTTAGCTGAGTCTGGTAGTGACCAGTGGCAAAATGGCTATCCAAATGCAGATATCATTATTGATGATATCATCTCAGGCCAAGCCTATGTGGCCTTGGAAGAAGGAGAACTGCTAGCTTATGCTGCTGTGACCAAGAGCCCAGAGGAAGCCTATGAAGCCATTTATGAAGGGAGTTGGCAGGGGGGAGAATCAGAATATTTGGTCTTTCACCGTATCGCTGTGGCAGCAGATGTCCAAGGACAAGGTGTTGCTCAGACTTTCCTAGAAGGCTTGATTGAAGGTTTTGATTATCTAGATTTTCGTTCAGATACGCATGCGGAAAACAAGACCATGCAGCATATTTTTGAAAAGCTAGGCTTCCAACGGGTCGGTAAGGTTCCAGTTGATGGGGAACGTTTGGCCTATCAGAAATTAAAAAAATGA
- a CDS encoding methylated-DNA--[protein]-cysteine S-methyltransferase: MKQNKYAKMFYPSPIGTLSLVADEQYLYGIWVQDQTHFERGLGDETIEEVDSHPVLEQVISYLDTYFEGSVQDLSDLPLAPIGTDFEKRVWAYLQAIPYGQTVTYGQIAQDLQVASAQAIGGAVGRNPWSILVPCHRVLGSGNRLTGYASGVEKKAWLLQHEGAAFQENKK, encoded by the coding sequence ATGAAGCAGAATAAGTACGCAAAAATGTTCTACCCGTCGCCAATTGGAACCTTATCCTTAGTTGCTGACGAGCAATATCTGTATGGAATTTGGGTACAGGACCAAACTCATTTTGAGAGGGGATTAGGGGATGAAACGATAGAAGAAGTTGATAGCCATCCTGTATTAGAGCAAGTTATTTCCTATTTAGATACCTATTTCGAAGGCAGTGTTCAGGACCTATCTGACTTACCTTTGGCTCCTATTGGAACAGATTTTGAAAAGCGGGTCTGGGCTTACTTACAGGCCATTCCTTATGGTCAAACAGTAACTTACGGACAAATAGCTCAAGACTTGCAAGTGGCTTCTGCCCAAGCGATTGGCGGAGCAGTGGGGCGTAATCCTTGGTCCATACTCGTACCCTGTCATCGTGTGCTGGGGTCAGGCAATCGTCTGACAGGCTATGCATCGGGAGTCGAAAAGAAAGCCTGGCTCTTGCAACATGAAGGTGCAGCATTTCAAGAAAATAAAAAATAG
- a CDS encoding arsenate reductase family protein — protein MLEFIEYPKCSTCKKAKNELDQLGLEYQDVHIVEETPSEDVILNWLETSGFEVKQFFNTSGIKYRELGLKDKVGSLSKQEAAKLLASDGMLLKRPILVENGAVKQIGYRKTYENLGLR, from the coding sequence ATGTTAGAATTTATCGAATACCCAAAATGTTCAACTTGTAAGAAAGCAAAAAATGAATTAGATCAACTTGGACTGGAATACCAAGATGTCCACATCGTAGAAGAAACACCAAGTGAAGACGTGATTTTGAACTGGTTGGAAACTTCCGGTTTTGAAGTGAAACAATTTTTCAATACCAGCGGGATCAAATACCGCGAACTGGGCTTGAAAGATAAGGTGGGAAGTTTGTCAAAACAAGAAGCAGCCAAGCTTCTAGCGAGTGATGGTATGTTATTGAAACGTCCAATTTTGGTGGAGAATGGTGCTGTTAAACAAATTGGCTATAGAAAGACCTATGAGAACTTAGGTTTGAGATAG